The nucleotide window GGAGCGCGAACGCGCACAGCCTCTTCAAGGAACACGGCATCAAGCAGGTTGCCTATGTGCCCGATGCCGGCCTCAGCGGTATCATTAAAGCCAGCCTTGCCGACAATGATATCCAGACTGTTCCGCTGACCACCGAAGAAGAAGGTATCGCCGTTGCCGCAGGTGCCTGGCTTGGCGGGCAAAAATGCGCCGTCATGATGCAGAGCAGCGGCGTGGGCAATACGATTAACATGATCGCATCGTTGACCACGACCTGCGCTTTTCCGCTTTTCATGATCGTGACCATGCGTGGTGATTACGGCGAATCCAATCCCTGGCAGATGCCGATGGGCCGGGCGGTCGAGCCGGTGCTCGAAGCGGTCGGTGTACGGTGTCTGCGCGCGGACAGCGCCGAGGAGGCGGCAGAAGCCATCGAGGCGGGTTTGATGATGTCGTTCCATGGCGGCGAAGCTGTCGCCATTTTGATCAGTCAGAAACTGATCGGTGCGAAAGCCTTCTCCGCACCGGCAGCGCAAGACGCGGCAGGAGACTGAATTATGAGCAATAGCAAACTATTCCGCCGCGACGTTGTTAAAAAATTGATGTCGGTACGTAGCGATGCCTTGTGCATCAGCGGTCTCGGCTCGCCGACTTGGGACCTTGCTGCAATCGATCACAGACCGGAAAATTTCTATATCTGGGGTGGCATGGGTGGCGCTGCACCGACGGGGCTCGGACTAGCCCTGGCACAACCCGACCGCACCGTCTGGGTACTGACAGGAGACGGCGAACAGCTTATGGGCGTCGGTAGTTTTTCGACCATCGCCCTGCAACAGCCAAAAAACCTGGCCATCATCGTGCTCGACAATGAGCATTATGGCGAGACAGGCATGCAGGCCGCACCTACCGGGCGCGGCACAGATCTCGCCGCCATGGCAGCCGGCGCCGGCATCGGCAACACAATGACTATCCGGAATGAAGCAGAACTGGATGAACTGGTCGCAGTGTTGAAAAAAGGTCAGTTCCCGCTTGTTGCCGTGATCAAGATCGATGTGGCAACCGGTGAGACCATCATGCCGCCACGCGACGGGAAGTTCGTAAAGAACACCTTCCGCAGTGCCGTACTCGGCCCGGACAAGGCATTGCACCCGAACTGACGGCGCACGCCTAAATGACACACCCCACAGAGACCCAACCGTCACCGCCTCTCCGCGACACGGTGACGGTTGTCTTCTTCATGATCTGGGTCCAGCTGATCGGCTCGATGGCCTCGCTGTGGCTGCCGGCAATCGCGCCGGAGGCTGCGGCAGCGCTCGGCGTCGATGCTTCGCTCATCGGCCTGCAGGTCGTTGTGGTCTATATCGGCGGAATGGTCACGAGCCTGCTTGCCGGAGGTCTGGTGGCACGGCTTGGTGCCTGGCGGGTTTCCCAGGTCAGCCTTTGTCTCTTCGCGCTTGCTCATCTGGTGATCGCCAGCGGTGTGCTGTCCCTGATGGCGCTCGGTTCCTTCATCATCGGGTTTGGTTATGGCCTGATAAATCCGCCGGCAGCCCATCTGATGTCGAAGATTGTCACAGCGAAGAACCGCAACCTCGTCTTCTCTATCCGGTTTACCGGCGTCCCCCTCGGCGGGATCGCTGCCAGCACATTCGCCCCCGCCCTTGCCTTGGCGCTCGATTGGCAGACCAGCATGCTGGTGACCATCCTCGCCGCACTCACGATGGCGCTCGTTATGGAGTTCTTCCGGAAGCGCTGGGATAGTGACCGTTCCCGCACAGCCCCACTCATCCGGTCCCCTCTTGCCGACATCAAAGCGGCCTGGAAACTGCCAGCTATCCGCTGGCTTTGCTTTACCGGGCTGTTTCTGGCCGCTATCCAACTTTCCCTGAATGCGTTCGCCGTCACTTTTCTGGTCGAGGAAACAGGCTACACGCTCGTCGCGGCAGGTCTAGCGCTGACTGCAGTGCAGGTTGCCGGCGTCATCGGCCGTATTGCATGGGGAGTTCTTGCGGATCGTATCCGGAGCGGATTCGTCGCGCTCATCATCAATGCATTGCTCACGGGACTGTCCGCTCTGGCGACGGTCTTCATCGCGCCGGATTGGCCCGTTGGCTTTGTTTATGCTTTGTTTTTTGTCTTCGGATTTACGGCCATGGGCTGGAACGGAGTGTTCGCATCTGCCGTCGTCCAGCACAGCCCCGACGGGAAAGCAGGAAACATGACTGGCGCGGCGCTGTTCTTCACTTTTTCAGGGGTGATTGTCGGGCCGGCGATCTTCACACTCGGCTACCAATTACTTGGCACATACAGCGGCAGCTTCTTGGTCACCGCTATCCTGGCTGTTGCCGGCGCAGGCACCATCGCACTGGCTGCTCGGGGCGCCAGAACAAGTTTGTAAACGTCAGGAACCCAGCTTTACGGAACGTGCACGGATATCGCTGTAATCAGGATTCGGCTTCATATCGTCGGTAGGATCCGAATACTCGCCGTGCTCCACAAAAAGCGACGCGGTCTCAAGAGCAGATTTCTCGACTTTGCGGGTCTCGCGCGGGTTCAGCATGCGGAATGCCTTGCCCGCAGCATTGAATTCCTTCTCTTCGAGCGTCTTGGCCGCTTTGGCAATCGCTGCATGGACGAAGCCGGATCCAACCGTTCGATCAATCGCGTCGGCGAGGATCTCAAGGCTTTTACGCTCAACATGTTTGCTATCGACGGCACCCATTGCCTGTACTCCAAGTTGTCGCGTATTCAAGCCGCAATGCTTAATATAGTGGTGATTCGTCTAAATTTTGCCAAGCCCTTTTTGTAGTAAATGCGATTTGTCTGAATTAGCACCGCATTAACCGCCTGAAAACCACAACACCTTTCGCACGACAAGTTAAATGGGTATGCACCTTAAATAACGTAAGTTTGATGTCGTGAGACCTTCTACAGGATCTCCAGCGCCTGTTTTTGGCGCGGCGCGGGAAATGAACGATCGAGCAAAGCCAGATCGTCCTCGTCGAGAACAAGCTCAAGAGCGGCATTGTTCGCCTGCACATGAAGCGGGTTCGATGCTTTCGGAATGGCGATGATTGATGGGTTACGGAGGACCCATGCCAGCGCAATCTGCATTGCCGTTACACCGTGCTTGTCCGCGACCGAGTCCAGCCCCTTGTCCCGCAGGCGTCCCTGCTCAAGCGGCGAGTATGCCATGAGCGGGATCGCCCTCTCCCGCGCCCAGGGCACAAGATCCCATTCGATACCGCGTCGAGA belongs to Nisaea sp. and includes:
- a CDS encoding thiamine pyrophosphate-binding protein, with the translated sequence MSGDWSANAHSLFKEHGIKQVAYVPDAGLSGIIKASLADNDIQTVPLTTEEEGIAVAAGAWLGGQKCAVMMQSSGVGNTINMIASLTTTCAFPLFMIVTMRGDYGESNPWQMPMGRAVEPVLEAVGVRCLRADSAEEAAEAIEAGLMMSFHGGEAVAILISQKLIGAKAFSAPAAQDAAGD
- a CDS encoding thiamine pyrophosphate-dependent enzyme; this translates as MSNSKLFRRDVVKKLMSVRSDALCISGLGSPTWDLAAIDHRPENFYIWGGMGGAAPTGLGLALAQPDRTVWVLTGDGEQLMGVGSFSTIALQQPKNLAIIVLDNEHYGETGMQAAPTGRGTDLAAMAAGAGIGNTMTIRNEAELDELVAVLKKGQFPLVAVIKIDVATGETIMPPRDGKFVKNTFRSAVLGPDKALHPN
- a CDS encoding MFS transporter → MTHPTETQPSPPLRDTVTVVFFMIWVQLIGSMASLWLPAIAPEAAAALGVDASLIGLQVVVVYIGGMVTSLLAGGLVARLGAWRVSQVSLCLFALAHLVIASGVLSLMALGSFIIGFGYGLINPPAAHLMSKIVTAKNRNLVFSIRFTGVPLGGIAASTFAPALALALDWQTSMLVTILAALTMALVMEFFRKRWDSDRSRTAPLIRSPLADIKAAWKLPAIRWLCFTGLFLAAIQLSLNAFAVTFLVEETGYTLVAAGLALTAVQVAGVIGRIAWGVLADRIRSGFVALIINALLTGLSALATVFIAPDWPVGFVYALFFVFGFTAMGWNGVFASAVVQHSPDGKAGNMTGAALFFTFSGVIVGPAIFTLGYQLLGTYSGSFLVTAILAVAGAGTIALAARGARTSL